The genomic window GATATCGGAAAAACAACTTGGGTATTCCTTTCGACAAAATGCAACAAATTCCTTTAGTGACGGCAAGAAAAAAAGCGCCTGCAGGCGCTTCTCAAGTGGATCAGGTTCGTAAGCGGAACCGATTAGCGGTTGTACTTCTTCTTGAATCGATCAACTCGACCGCCTGCATCGACAAACTTCTGCTTGCCGGTGAAGAACGGATGGCATTGGGAGCAAATCTCGACGCGCAGGTTC from Effusibacillus lacus includes these protein-coding regions:
- the rpmE gene encoding 50S ribosomal protein L31; translation: MKPGIHPEYKLTTVTCACGNKFESGSVKENLRVEICSQCHPFFTGKQKFVDAGGRVDRFKKKYNR